TACAGCTAGGAAGCTCGTAGAAATGTATCCCGACATCTTCACAGAGGATTTTGAACATAATAAGCGTATAGTATCACAGCTTATAGAGACTCCGTCGAAGAAGCTTAGGAACCAAATAGCAGGCTACGTTACAAGGCTCATTAGGCTGTACAAGCGTACCGGTGAGCTACAATACCTCATAGAGCAGCAGCATGCGGAGGAGTTTAGAG
This DNA window, taken from Hyperthermus butylicus DSM 5456, encodes the following:
- a CDS encoding 30S ribosomal protein S17e — protein: MGKVRIGLVKRTARKLVEMYPDIFTEDFEHNKRIVSQLIETPSKKLRNQIAGYVTRLIRLYKRTGELQYLIEQQHAEEFRAALFQQQQEQPSGQAEQQSQQTQ